A section of the Acidobacteriota bacterium genome encodes:
- a CDS encoding tetratricopeptide repeat protein codes for MQWHTVKNSLAVIFIFGLIIGSGLAQQPPSAAMADANKLFQEQKWAEAINAYQEIVKNNPTAGQAWYRLAYSLHATGKYQEAVAGYQKVLSINSKNAQAMYNLACAYSRLNEKDQAIDWLNKAINGGFPQLRAIKDDQDFDNLRNDARFQEALLTAAKIATPCLVNPEYKQFDFWVGEWEVFNPQGQRVGSSVIQKVTDGCIILENWSDTVGGSGKSLNFYNPETHKWYQKWVGSGGNITEFEGIYQDRKLLYESFKVNKDGSKVLTRMTFFDLGSDKVRQFWEQSTDEGKTWSPLFDGTYIRKKTAP; via the coding sequence ATGCAGTGGCATACAGTTAAAAATAGTTTGGCAGTAATTTTCATTTTCGGTCTGATTATCGGCAGCGGCTTGGCGCAACAACCGCCATCAGCAGCGATGGCAGATGCCAATAAATTATTTCAAGAACAGAAATGGGCGGAAGCCATCAACGCCTATCAGGAAATCGTAAAAAATAATCCCACAGCGGGACAGGCGTGGTATCGGCTGGCATATAGCTTACACGCCACAGGTAAATATCAAGAGGCGGTTGCCGGTTATCAAAAGGTGCTTTCCATCAACTCGAAAAATGCTCAGGCGATGTACAACCTGGCTTGCGCGTATTCAAGGTTGAATGAAAAAGACCAGGCGATTGACTGGTTGAATAAAGCGATTAACGGCGGTTTTCCGCAGCTGAGAGCCATCAAAGATGACCAAGATTTTGATAATCTTCGCAACGATGCGCGCTTTCAAGAGGCGTTGTTGACTGCCGCAAAAATCGCTACGCCGTGTCTGGTCAACCCTGAATATAAACAATTCGATTTCTGGGTTGGCGAATGGGAGGTGTTCAATCCACAGGGGCAACGGGTTGGTAGCAGCGTCATTCAAAAAGTGACCGACGGATGCATCATCTTGGAAAACTGGAGTGACACGGTTGGCGGCAGCGGCAAAAGCCTGAATTTTTATAATCCTGAAACCCACAAGTGGTATCAAAAATGGGTTGGCAGCGGCGGCAATATCACCGAATTTGAAGGCATTTATCAAGACCGCAAGTTGCTTTACGAGAGCTTCAAAGTCAACAAAGACGGCAGCAAAGTTTTAACTCGAATGACGTTTTTTGATTTGGGTTCGGATAAGGTTCGCCAATTCTGGGAGCAATCAACTGATGAGGGCAAGACCTGGTCGCCACTTTTTGATGGAACCTACATCAGGAAAAAAACCGCCCCATGA
- a CDS encoding N-acetyltransferase family protein — MMEIKLDLMNADDWLQVRAIYLEGIATQNATFETTAPQWTVWDAGHLKSCRLVARLDGEVYGWAALSPVSGRCVYAGVAEVSVYVSEKARGHGIGRRLLSALIEASEQAGIWTLQAGIFPENQASVAIHRQCGFREVGRRERIGKMNDRWRDVLLLERRSRLIV; from the coding sequence CTGATGGAAATAAAGCTTGATTTGATGAACGCCGACGACTGGCTTCAGGTCAGAGCGATTTATCTGGAAGGCATCGCCACGCAGAATGCGACCTTTGAAACCACCGCGCCGCAGTGGACAGTGTGGGATGCCGGGCATTTAAAAAGCTGTCGTCTGGTGGCGCGACTCGATGGTGAAGTCTATGGATGGGCGGCGCTTTCGCCGGTATCCGGTCGCTGTGTTTACGCGGGGGTTGCCGAAGTCAGCGTCTATGTTTCTGAAAAAGCGCGCGGGCACGGCATCGGGCGCAGATTGCTCAGCGCCTTGATTGAAGCATCGGAACAAGCAGGCATCTGGACGTTGCAAGCCGGGATTTTTCCGGAAAATCAGGCAAGTGTGGCGATTCATCGGCAATGCGGTTTTCGCGAAGTCGGGCGGCGCGAGCGCATCGGAAAAATGAACGACAGGTGGCGCGATGTTTTGCTGCTTGAACGCCGCAGCCGTTTAATTGTTTAA
- a CDS encoding haloalkane dehalogenase: MKFLRTPDEYFTDLPDFNFAPHYLELLGMRMHYIDEPGTSGETVLMLHGEPSWSFLYRKMIPIIKAAGHRAIAPDLFGFGRSDKPIEKSDYSYQFHVDAITEFIKQLDLTNITFFGQDWGGLIGLRVVAENPERFSRIVAGNTFLPTGDRPPSEAFLRWRDYSQSIPEFHAGGIIKGAVVGKPSQDVIDAYNAPFPDETYKAGARAFPLLVPITPDDPASEANRQAWEVLKQWTKPFLCTFSDSDPITRGGDVIFQKLIPGTQGQKHTTITDAGHFLQEDKGEELARVIVDFIAST, encoded by the coding sequence ATGAAATTTCTAAGAACGCCTGATGAATATTTCACCGATCTACCGGATTTCAATTTTGCGCCGCATTATCTGGAATTGCTGGGAATGCGCATGCATTACATTGATGAACCGGGAACCTCCGGCGAAACCGTGTTGATGTTACATGGTGAACCATCCTGGTCATTTCTCTATCGCAAAATGATTCCCATCATCAAAGCCGCAGGACATCGCGCCATCGCGCCCGATCTATTTGGTTTTGGCAGATCCGATAAACCCATCGAAAAATCGGATTACTCTTATCAATTTCATGTCGATGCGATTACCGAGTTCATTAAACAACTCGACCTCACCAACATCACATTTTTCGGACAGGATTGGGGCGGTTTGATTGGACTCAGAGTCGTTGCTGAAAATCCTGAACGGTTTTCGCGCATCGTTGCCGGAAATACTTTTTTACCAACCGGCGATAGACCACCTTCGGAAGCCTTTTTGCGCTGGCGCGACTATTCGCAATCGATTCCCGAATTTCACGCGGGCGGAATTATCAAAGGCGCTGTGGTAGGTAAACCTTCGCAGGATGTCATTGACGCCTATAACGCGCCGTTCCCCGATGAAACCTATAAAGCCGGCGCGCGAGCTTTTCCGTTGCTCGTGCCGATTACCCCGGATGACCCGGCATCTGAAGCCAATCGCCAAGCCTGGGAAGTTTTAAAACAGTGGACGAAACCGTTTCTCTGCACTTTCAGTGATAGCGACCCGATTACGCGCGGCGGCGATGTAATCTTTCAAAAACTCATTCCCGGCACTCAGGGACAAAAGCACACGACCATCACTGATGCCGGACATTTCCTGCAAGAAGACAAAGGCGAAGAACTCGCCAGGGTGATTGTCGATTTCATCGCCAGCACCTGA
- a CDS encoding DNA alkylation repair protein, which translates to MNAKEIQTRMRAMGSEERARVSEWFFKTGPGEYGEGDLFLGLDSPTLRKLAKEYRAANFKILLSLLKSKFHEERLLALLILGLQFLKASDEAKHEIYRFYLANTLYINNWDLVDCSAPHVVGAFLIDKDKVILAKLAKSESLWERRIAIVATHYFIRNYHFDTTFKIAEMLLQDREDLIHKAVGWMLREVGKKHFEAEEAFMRIHYQRMPRTMLRYAIERFPEELRQKFLKGHI; encoded by the coding sequence ATGAATGCGAAAGAGATTCAGACGAGAATGCGGGCAATGGGCAGTGAAGAGCGGGCGCGGGTTTCTGAGTGGTTTTTCAAAACCGGACCCGGCGAATACGGCGAAGGCGACCTCTTTTTGGGACTGGATTCGCCGACCTTGAGAAAACTGGCGAAAGAATATCGGGCGGCAAACTTTAAAATTCTCTTGTCGCTGTTGAAATCGAAATTTCATGAAGAACGTTTACTGGCATTGTTAATTTTAGGTTTGCAATTTCTTAAAGCTTCGGATGAAGCAAAGCATGAGATTTATCGCTTTTATCTGGCAAATACGCTTTATATCAATAACTGGGATTTGGTGGATTGTTCCGCGCCGCATGTGGTCGGGGCTTTTTTGATTGATAAAGATAAAGTGATACTTGCAAAGTTAGCGAAATCCGAAAGCCTCTGGGAACGGCGCATCGCCATCGTTGCAACACATTATTTCATCAGAAATTATCATTTCGACACGACCTTTAAAATTGCCGAGATGTTATTGCAAGACCGCGAAGACCTCATTCATAAAGCGGTCGGCTGGATGCTCAGAGAAGTTGGCAAAAAACATTTTGAAGCCGAAGAAGCCTTTATGCGCATCCATTATCAACGTATGCCGCGCACCATGTTGAGGTATGCGATTGAGCGATTTCCCGAAGAGTTACGGCAAAAATTTCTCAAGGGGCACATTTAA
- a CDS encoding retropepsin-like aspartic protease, with the protein MQMNIRFLSKNKYLALLLILFFTQQAFSVTTAELQDLYDQKQYFDLRDKLREFQNDQSNEVIFFRGAIANKFNSPQESIALLNRFLKNASPKDERLKDCYLLFADNYAKTFQYAKAAESYQTLLRKFSGEMDGKDKADYENGFRLWNTLRKVRPQKVWFQGDSRIQGVKAEVGLTVPVEINRCPKEYLIFDTGANLSVVTESLAKKLNLQIIEARIDVGGITGVKTRAKLAVAKKLKLGNVLAENVVFLVFPDKALYIEPISYQMTGFIGFPLIAALREITWVKNQKILIPAKPPSRTAQNLALNNLTPLIEGHYQGKRLIFGFDTGASNTSFYQPFFKAFEDDVIRKGTQKPEKISGVGGSKEIKAYLMKDIKIYFAGKEATFPTVKVLTEKTTDLSQYVYGNIGRDLVDQFEKMTMNFQSMSVAFE; encoded by the coding sequence ATGCAAATGAACATACGATTTTTATCAAAAAATAAATATCTCGCGCTTTTGCTGATTCTGTTTTTTACTCAACAGGCATTTTCTGTTACGACTGCCGAACTACAAGATTTGTATGACCAAAAGCAGTATTTTGATTTGCGCGATAAATTGCGCGAATTTCAAAATGATCAATCCAATGAAGTGATTTTCTTTCGCGGGGCAATCGCTAATAAATTCAATTCTCCGCAAGAATCAATCGCCTTGCTTAATCGGTTTCTGAAAAACGCTTCGCCGAAAGACGAACGTTTGAAAGACTGCTATTTGCTGTTTGCCGACAACTACGCGAAGACTTTTCAATACGCCAAAGCCGCCGAAAGTTACCAAACGTTGCTGCGAAAATTTTCCGGCGAAATGGATGGAAAAGATAAGGCTGATTATGAAAACGGCTTTAGGCTTTGGAACACTTTGAGGAAAGTTCGTCCGCAGAAAGTTTGGTTCCAGGGCGATTCAAGAATTCAAGGTGTTAAAGCCGAGGTTGGGCTAACCGTTCCGGTTGAAATCAACCGATGCCCGAAGGAATATTTGATTTTTGACACCGGCGCGAATCTCTCTGTGGTTACGGAATCCCTTGCCAAAAAGTTGAACCTGCAAATTATCGAAGCCCGGATTGATGTTGGTGGGATTACCGGAGTGAAAACCCGAGCAAAACTTGCAGTAGCCAAAAAACTCAAACTCGGCAATGTCTTGGCGGAAAACGTCGTCTTTCTGGTTTTTCCCGATAAAGCATTGTATATCGAGCCAATCTCCTATCAGATGACCGGATTTATCGGGTTTCCCCTGATTGCCGCGTTGCGGGAAATCACTTGGGTGAAAAATCAAAAGATTTTGATACCTGCCAAACCGCCTAGCCGCACCGCACAAAATCTGGCTCTCAATAATTTAACTCCCTTGATTGAAGGGCATTATCAAGGAAAACGTCTGATTTTCGGTTTCGATACAGGTGCCAGCAACACCAGTTTTTATCAACCGTTTTTCAAAGCATTTGAGGATGATGTCATCAGGAAAGGAACACAAAAACCCGAAAAAATATCGGGCGTTGGCGGTTCAAAAGAGATAAAAGCCTATTTAATGAAAGACATCAAAATTTATTTCGCGGGCAAAGAGGCGACATTTCCAACAGTAAAAGTCTTGACGGAAAAAACGACCGATTTAAGTCAATATGTTTATGGCAATATCGGCAGGGATCTGGTTGACCAATTTGAAAAGATGACCATGAATTTTCAGTCCATGTCGGTAGCTTTTGAATAA
- a CDS encoding VWA domain-containing protein — translation MKTLLFTLGVILLGCFSSLAQTEKPISQSGEEQAIRLQANLINLNVKVTDAQARPLVDLKKEDFVIFEDGIEQDVAFFQPVNAPVNLVLLLDFSGSTREKRKILFKAAKKFVDALGKDDQIAVAGFTRKYYLISDFTNDHNLLKKRIDDADEISGGTAYYDALWKTLDLLMSKRDSRKAIVVLTDGVDSSLYKNRGSYSYLPTTHSFEELLDRAEEEDASIYPIYLNTLKPPSKGGGFIGKLLGFGKEMNAYRERAYNEEKMIYALAHQQLEALAESTAGTLFTANREEDLESVYEKVAAELHLFYSLAYAPKKGMGTGEFRKLAIKVHRENAKPKTRKGYFAK, via the coding sequence ATGAAAACGTTGTTGTTCACCTTGGGAGTTATCCTGCTGGGTTGTTTCAGTTCTTTGGCGCAAACCGAAAAACCAATTTCGCAATCCGGCGAAGAGCAAGCCATCCGCCTGCAAGCCAATCTCATCAACCTCAATGTCAAAGTCACAGACGCGCAGGCGCGTCCGCTGGTCGATTTGAAAAAAGAAGACTTTGTTATTTTTGAAGATGGAATTGAACAGGATGTCGCTTTTTTTCAACCGGTCAACGCGCCTGTCAATCTGGTTTTGTTGTTGGATTTCAGCGGCAGTACACGTGAAAAAAGAAAAATATTATTCAAAGCCGCCAAGAAATTCGTTGACGCCCTCGGTAAAGACGATCAAATCGCGGTCGCGGGGTTTACCCGAAAATATTATCTGATTTCCGATTTCACCAACGACCACAACCTGCTTAAAAAACGCATCGATGATGCGGATGAAATCAGCGGCGGCACGGCTTATTACGATGCCCTGTGGAAGACGCTGGATTTATTAATGTCCAAACGCGACTCGCGCAAAGCCATCGTCGTATTAACCGATGGCGTCGATAGCTCACTGTATAAAAATCGCGGCAGTTATTCGTATCTGCCGACCACGCATTCTTTTGAGGAATTACTCGACCGCGCCGAAGAAGAGGATGCTTCGATTTATCCGATTTATCTGAATACCTTGAAACCGCCGTCAAAAGGCGGTGGTTTTATCGGCAAATTACTGGGCTTTGGCAAAGAGATGAACGCTTATCGAGAGCGGGCTTACAACGAAGAAAAGATGATTTACGCGCTGGCGCATCAGCAACTGGAAGCCCTTGCCGAGTCAACCGCCGGAACTTTGTTTACCGCCAACCGGGAAGAAGACCTCGAATCGGTTTATGAGAAAGTCGCCGCCGAATTACATCTCTTCTATAGCCTGGCGTATGCGCCGAAAAAGGGCATGGGAACGGGCGAATTTCGCAAACTCGCAATAAAAGTCCATCGGGAAAATGCCAAACCGAAAACCCGCAAAGGTTATTTCGCCAAATAA
- a CDS encoding response regulator, with amino-acid sequence MSKENKVNILVVDDNEANRIAMQATLDDLDENIISVENGKKALRRLLDDEFAVVLLDVDMPVMDGFEVATLMRKVQKLKHTPIIFITALYQHESHIAKGYELGAVDYIFKPMEPEILKAKARFFIELHRMTAEVKKQAELLQETNLKLDDLNLNLERRVEERTRQLKEAVDKLEIEIVERKRVEGEREEALIREQNARTEAENANRLKDEFLATLSHELRTPLNAILGWVRILNSGKADTETAAKAMETIERNAKIQAKLIEDILDVSRIISGKFPFRLDVLTLDNILKSSIETLLPVIQAKNIDLQVTVDENISPIVGDSTRLQQAIWNLLSNAVKFTPSGGKVTANLQQSVETIRLQVSDTGQGIEPEFLPYIFDRFRQADGSMTRKHGGLGLGLAIVRHVVESHGGKVMAESPGVNQGATFTLEFPRKTLHTPNEKPSEFTSANKNPTSNELLLMLEGLRVLVVDDQTDTRELTCFMLSERKAEIEAAESVQKALEILTYWNPHIIVSDLGMPDEDGYFLIQQLRNMNDGKQIPALALTGYAFNEERERALKMGFQGFLTKPVNPEILVAEVVKLIAARAKTVM; translated from the coding sequence ATGAGTAAGGAAAATAAGGTTAATATTTTGGTGGTGGACGATAATGAAGCTAATCGTATCGCCATGCAGGCAACCCTTGATGATTTGGATGAAAATATCATTTCGGTCGAAAACGGCAAGAAAGCGTTAAGGCGGTTACTGGATGATGAATTCGCCGTCGTGCTGCTTGATGTCGATATGCCTGTGATGGATGGGTTTGAAGTCGCCACCTTGATGCGCAAAGTGCAAAAACTAAAACACACACCGATTATTTTTATTACTGCGCTTTATCAACATGAAAGTCATATCGCCAAAGGTTATGAACTCGGCGCGGTGGATTACATTTTCAAACCGATGGAACCGGAAATCCTGAAAGCCAAAGCGCGTTTCTTTATCGAACTCCATCGCATGACTGCCGAAGTAAAAAAACAGGCGGAACTGTTACAGGAAACCAACCTCAAACTCGATGATTTGAATTTAAATTTGGAACGTCGGGTTGAGGAACGCACTCGCCAACTGAAAGAAGCCGTTGACAAACTGGAAATCGAAATCGTCGAGAGAAAACGGGTTGAAGGTGAACGCGAAGAAGCGCTGATTCGCGAACAGAATGCCCGAACCGAAGCGGAAAATGCCAATCGTTTGAAAGATGAATTCTTAGCGACGCTTTCGCACGAACTGAGAACTCCGTTAAATGCCATTCTTGGCTGGGTCAGAATTCTCAATAGCGGCAAAGCCGATACGGAAACCGCAGCCAAAGCGATGGAGACCATCGAACGCAATGCCAAAATTCAAGCCAAGCTTATCGAAGACATTCTCGATGTTTCGCGCATCATCTCCGGCAAGTTCCCTTTCCGGCTGGATGTTTTGACGCTGGATAACATTTTAAAATCTTCGATTGAAACTTTGCTGCCGGTTATTCAGGCAAAAAATATTGATCTACAGGTGACTGTGGATGAAAACATCTCACCGATTGTCGGTGATTCAACCCGACTGCAACAGGCAATCTGGAATTTATTATCCAATGCCGTGAAATTCACCCCGTCGGGAGGAAAAGTGACGGCAAACTTGCAACAAAGCGTCGAGACCATCCGTTTGCAGGTGAGCGACACCGGGCAAGGGATTGAACCGGAATTTTTACCCTATATCTTTGATCGCTTCCGTCAAGCCGATGGGTCAATGACTCGCAAACATGGTGGGCTTGGATTGGGCTTGGCGATTGTCAGGCACGTCGTCGAATCACATGGCGGAAAGGTGATGGCTGAAAGTCCCGGCGTGAATCAAGGCGCAACGTTTACGCTGGAATTTCCCCGTAAAACGCTTCACACACCCAATGAAAAGCCCAGCGAGTTTACCAGTGCGAACAAAAATCCAACCTCGAATGAATTATTATTAATGCTCGAAGGGTTGCGTGTGTTGGTGGTTGATGACCAGACCGACACCCGTGAGTTGACCTGCTTTATGCTGAGCGAACGCAAAGCTGAAATCGAAGCCGCCGAATCCGTTCAAAAAGCCCTTGAGATTTTGACTTACTGGAACCCGCATATCATCGTGAGCGATCTGGGAATGCCCGATGAAGACGGCTATTTCCTTATTCAACAGTTGCGCAATATGAACGATGGAAAACAGATTCCGGCGCTCGCCTTAACCGGCTATGCCTTCAATGAAGAACGTGAACGGGCATTAAAAATGGGCTTTCAGGGCTTTTTAACCAAACCCGTAAATCCCGAAATTCTTGTCGCAGAGGTCGTCAAATTGATCGCTGCCCGCGCCAAAACCGTGATGTGA
- a CDS encoding aspartyl protease family protein, whose translation MDSKTITRNQPISVLIFTILLFLVSTSTIQAAQISVEKLKKEAEKALRKGNFENAEIGFRQWLVVEAQNPDALLGLGCALLKQSKLAQAYTVANEVIALDRKSARAYAVRGMALLGSGEVNQARHDFQFAVNINGKESMAIAGLSMIALYENRLMDSIQGFRRAIDLDGKEPDYFYYLTQAATRGKQYGIAAEALDRFLHLAPQTDEERRARMRGQVELLRFLGKQTRVYETVGEEKSSTTFEIVSNRPILKIRINGRKEPLRFVLDTGSHMTVISDEAAKRLKIKPVAKGGKGRGIGGYFNIVYGFLHQLEIGGARIEGLPIFIRPFIQDAFPVDGYLGTSAIAEFLTTVDYGAKQLILTRQTDKQAIQAQFDSVETGTVLRTTSNGLLSGEVKVEGFEQPLNFVIDTGATVSVLSQEIVEKSALKAFRTNEQANVLGAAGIEENVTTLSIPRLDFGGHVQENVRALVLNLRPINETSGFQQVGIIGGNVLRNFRVTFDFQRTLVLLEPTKALNSPVKQNQFFDIVAGIRF comes from the coding sequence GTGGATTCAAAAACTATCACGAGAAATCAACCCATCAGCGTGTTGATTTTCACAATTCTTCTTTTTCTGGTTTCAACATCTACCATTCAGGCTGCGCAAATTTCCGTTGAAAAACTTAAAAAAGAGGCTGAAAAAGCGCTTCGCAAAGGCAATTTTGAAAATGCCGAAATCGGCTTTCGTCAATGGTTGGTGGTTGAAGCGCAAAACCCCGATGCCCTGCTTGGACTCGGTTGCGCGTTACTGAAACAGAGTAAACTCGCGCAGGCTTACACCGTGGCAAACGAGGTCATTGCGCTTGACCGGAAATCTGCGAGAGCCTATGCCGTCAGAGGTATGGCGCTGCTGGGTTCGGGCGAGGTGAATCAGGCGCGGCATGATTTTCAATTCGCAGTGAATATCAATGGAAAAGAATCGATGGCGATTGCCGGGCTTTCAATGATTGCGCTGTATGAAAACCGCTTGATGGATAGCATTCAAGGGTTTCGTCGCGCCATCGATTTGGATGGCAAAGAGCCGGACTATTTTTATTACCTCACACAGGCAGCAACGCGCGGCAAACAATACGGCATAGCTGCCGAGGCGCTCGACCGGTTTCTTCACCTCGCGCCGCAAACCGATGAAGAGCGACGGGCGCGAATGCGCGGGCAGGTTGAACTGCTCAGATTTTTGGGAAAACAAACGCGCGTCTATGAAACCGTCGGTGAAGAGAAATCTTCGACCACTTTTGAAATCGTCAGCAATCGCCCGATTTTGAAAATTCGGATAAATGGCAGAAAAGAGCCTCTGCGATTTGTGCTCGATACCGGCTCGCATATGACGGTGATTTCCGACGAAGCCGCCAAGCGGTTAAAGATTAAACCCGTCGCTAAAGGCGGAAAAGGTCGCGGTATCGGTGGTTATTTCAATATCGTTTATGGCTTCTTACATCAATTGGAAATCGGTGGCGCGCGAATCGAAGGCTTACCGATATTCATTCGCCCGTTTATTCAAGATGCCTTTCCGGTTGACGGCTATCTGGGGACTTCAGCCATTGCCGAATTTTTAACCACAGTTGATTACGGCGCAAAACAATTAATCCTGACCAGACAAACCGATAAGCAGGCGATTCAAGCGCAATTCGATTCCGTTGAAACGGGAACCGTATTGCGGACGACTTCAAATGGCTTGTTGAGCGGAGAAGTGAAGGTCGAAGGTTTTGAACAACCGTTGAATTTTGTCATTGATACCGGCGCAACGGTTTCGGTTCTTTCACAGGAGATCGTCGAGAAATCTGCATTGAAAGCTTTTCGCACCAATGAGCAAGCCAATGTATTAGGAGCGGCAGGCATTGAAGAAAATGTCACGACGCTTTCGATTCCGCGTCTGGATTTCGGCGGTCATGTTCAGGAAAACGTGCGCGCGCTGGTTTTAAATTTACGCCCGATTAATGAAACTTCAGGGTTTCAACAGGTCGGAATTATCGGCGGCAATGTCTTGAGAAATTTTCGCGTAACCTTCGATTTTCAGCGCACCCTGGTTTTACTGGAACCCACGAAAGCCTTGAATAGCCCTGTAAAACAGAATCAATTTTTCGACATCGTTGCCGGCATCCGCTTTTAG
- a CDS encoding VOC family protein codes for MGKVLFLAIILLISANLVFAKESPTDFKVYGVKINVQSLEKGVEFYSGVMGFKIEKINLALREVYLLSGDNRKIILKETAEKLFPDEGDYSCTSFALQVNSLDSTLKKLGEKGVKFFEKEKRTEGIGFSLHYYDPFGNIFSMVEVTIGERKTIDEPKLYNFGYYIPDIQKGMDFYSTKIGFIERTKKYMPEDMPLYHADNSFGFMLHLNRKDWGLRKDVNGKNAVNLVFSTKNLAQAQENLKKLGIKTSKPMPSIGGQYFSFQDNYGIRVDLIESL; via the coding sequence ATGGGAAAAGTTTTATTTTTAGCAATTATTTTATTGATTAGCGCGAATTTAGTTTTTGCTAAGGAAAGTCCGACCGATTTTAAGGTTTACGGAGTGAAAATCAATGTTCAGAGTCTTGAGAAAGGGGTCGAATTTTACAGCGGCGTGATGGGTTTCAAAATTGAAAAGATAAATCTTGCGCTCCGCGAAGTTTATCTTTTGAGCGGCGATAATCGAAAAATTATTCTAAAGGAAACTGCCGAAAAACTTTTCCCTGATGAGGGCGATTACTCATGCACGTCATTCGCTTTGCAGGTAAATAGTCTTGATAGCACGTTGAAAAAATTGGGAGAAAAAGGTGTGAAATTTTTTGAAAAAGAAAAGCGCACTGAAGGTATAGGTTTTTCGCTGCATTATTACGACCCGTTCGGCAATATCTTTTCGATGGTTGAGGTTACTATTGGCGAACGCAAAACCATTGATGAACCTAAACTCTACAATTTTGGTTATTACATTCCAGACATACAAAAAGGAATGGATTTTTATTCTACTAAAATCGGTTTTATCGAGCGGACTAAAAAATATATGCCGGAAGATATGCCGCTTTATCACGCCGATAATTCGTTTGGTTTTATGCTCCATCTCAATCGTAAGGATTGGGGTTTGCGAAAAGATGTGAATGGTAAAAATGCAGTTAATCTGGTTTTTTCGACCAAGAATTTGGCTCAGGCGCAAGAGAATCTGAAAAAACTTGGTATCAAGACATCCAAACCGATGCCGTCAATCGGCGGACAATATTTTTCATTTCAAGATAATTACGGTATCAGAGTTGATTTGATTGAATCGTTGTGA